The Ficedula albicollis isolate OC2 chromosome 1, FicAlb1.5, whole genome shotgun sequence nucleotide sequence AGGTGTAAGtagctggggacagcagggtaTGTCCATGGCTTACTGGGAAGTTCTCTAATGACTAGGATGATGGTGCCCAGAACCTGCAATTGcttacttttttattataaaattacaGGAAATTAAGTGGAATTGAGGGCTTAAAAAACAATACACCATGGCAAAGGGAACgctgctgacttttttttcccctctaataGACACACAAGGCCATGTCCATCGGGCGGCAGGGTCGGGTACAGGTTGAGGACATTGTCTTTCTAATACGCAAGGACCCCCGGAAGTTTGCCAGAGTTAAAGACCTCCTAACTATGAATGAAGAACTGAAACGAGCCAGAAAGGCTTTTGATGAAGCAAACTACGGGTCTTGATTCCGTACACAAGCTGCACTGGGACATTATTTGGGCACCCGCTGCCCAGTGAGAAGGAAGATCGTGTGTGTTGTTTGCAAGGGTTTTTCAGGATGGAGGTCACTGCTGGGATGTCTGCTCTTACTCCCAGTCTTTCCTGAGAAACAGTCAAGCAGCTGAAATGTTACCTGATTGTATGTGGTATACTTAGGTATTTTTATACCAtttgatgaaatgaaaaaaagagctCTAAAAATTCCTGCAATGGTAGGAGTCTGTTTGAAGTAGGCCTGTGTTGAATCAGATGGATTGAGGGCTGATGATTCATGAGTCTCTAAAATTGTTTCAGTTGTCACTGGGTATTCCTGTGACAGGAAACCCAGAAAATGGATCTTAGTTATCTGTATAAAGACCTTAAGCCCAAACTAGTATCAAAGTTGTGCTCTTTGCTCTGTATATGCTTTTTGAATAAAACCTAAGTTTGTGTCCACGTTTCATAACTAAATGCACACTGATCAGTTCATACCAGGTGGGCAGTACAGGGTTACTGTTGCAGGCCACAGCTGTACTTTTCCCTACTTCTGGAACAGCTCAGGGTAGGTGGGTTCAGTTAACTCCTCTTTTCAGAACAAGCATAACAAATGCTGGAACAGCAGTAATATTGCACATCAAGGCTGTCCCCTCTAcaagcagcacagaaggaagGGTGTAAGGCTTAGAAAGGTGTTGGCAAGTCTTTTATCCAAAGCAGCAGTAAATGATCAGTTGGAGCCTTTCTGTCATGGATGGGAACTATTTGCACTGTGGATTTGACAGCAGCATTTAACATGTGGTCAGGCAATAGAGAGTGGACACTGAATAAGGGTAACAGTCACTGTTCTGGACAAGGGTAGATAAAAGGATTAAGACTATTCTGTTATTTGTAACAcccttaaaaatataaaaatcagccattaaaaaaaagctggtttacaaaaacataataaaatggTTGTTACTTTCTTAACAGAATTCAGGATTTGAGTTACTGAAACACCGTTAGGGTTCAGAGGGGTTTActtgcaaaaaacaaaacaagaaactaAAATGACTTGACCTGTTTCCTCCTTCAAGTCCAGGGTCAGACACCTATTGCTGCAAAAATGGAATCAATATCTGTATTCTCAGCAGCTTCTTTCCACACTGGGCCAGGgcttccctccagcagcagctgcttaaGGGTCCCTGTTGTGCTTCGTCTGACATGTCCTGTATTAATGCTGGAATGTTCTTCCTGACTCAGAGACCCATCCTGGTAGGCCGGAAAGATGACTGATGCATGCTTCTCACAGACCCCAAAAAGCTCAGGAGGCTTTTGCCCACCAGTCTTTAGAGCTGTCTTCAAGAGTTCAGATGATCTGATCCTCCTTCGGCAGAACcatgccctgagctgctgccttggccAGCGTGTGTGTTGTGACCCGTACAGGAGATATTTACGGACAGATGTTTTGACACAGCGCAGCTTTTTCTTCAAGCTTAAGGGGAGAAAAGTGCACAAAACAGAACTTTATCAGCTACTGAAGTGTTACTTCATTTCGAGTTTGGAGAGATTTCCTTATTACCCATCTCTATCATTTTCCTTATCGTACCAAGGCAACAGAACAGCACCTTGTACAATAGTAGCCAAGTCTGAATAAAGACAACCCTTGCCTCATACAGTTGTTACCATAAAACATGTAGATGATTTAAGTTGCATTTTCATCCTCCCTCCTAAGTATTGTACATTTGTTAGCCTTTTAAATCCTCCTTAAATCACAAGTGACTGAAGCTAAACAGAATGCCCATAGTCAGAGCACCCAGTAACCTGAACTAGTGATCCAGAGTTTTAAAAGAATAACTTAGACCACTGTGTTTCACTATACTATAGCAAAATACATAATACTAAAATACAATGTGTTAGACTCAGAAATCCCACACCCATGCAAAACTACCTGCATCCTTGAGCCTCCACATGGTGCAGCCGGTTGCTTTTCAACAACTTGTTACGCAGAAAATAAGCTTCTGATTTGAATTTGTTGTTTTTGCACCACAGAATAGCTTTTCTGAGTGCCTCTGACAGCTCCCCAAATGATGCAGCTGTTTGGACCATCTGTACCAGAGATCCAGTGTGCTGTGATTTTGCTATTCGAGACGAAAGTGGTGAtgattttgctttaaaaggTGTTGATGCAATGCTTAGACCCTGAAACAAACAGTAACAGAAATAGTGTTTTAAAAAGATGATGTGTCTGATCCTTTCTGCTGGAAGGGAGCAGAACACAGAAATTTTTGTGAGAACATTCCTTATTTTCTAaggggaaaagcaaagagaagtcTTGATTTGTGGAATACAAAAAGAAGGGGCAGATATTTAGAATTTGTATTTCACTTGACAAACCAACAAATGCCCAAATTCCTAAGCAGAAATAAGTATTGACTGATTTTCTGTGCAAACCTTCCACACTAGCCTGAGTTgttaaacaagcaaaaataaggcaggaaaaggggacATTTTCAATCAGGGATATCATGTTTCAAGTGTTagtctttaaaatacaaaaaaacatattgtgtaaaaaaacccctaaccACCAACCTAACATGTAAAACAATACCATACAAACCTCTTGTGCTGAATGTCTGGCTGGCCTAAGCAAGCTCTTCACATCAAACCCTGGGTGCTTCCCTACAGAGAAAGAGGAGAGCTCCCATTACAACACTGGGATAGTTTATTTCTTTGCACAGAGATGCCACAGAGCTCTCAGCAGGCTCACACCTGTACTCAGCATTTCCAGGCAAACTCAAGGGGACTACACTTGTCATGCACTGCAGCTGGCAAGGAATGAAGAGCATGCAGAAGTTTACAGATGGCTGCAAAGGAGAACTTAATAGGTATAAGCTTTCACACAAACGTGGACGGCTGCAGTCACTGGCCATAGCCCTGAGTGCAGAGGAAAATTTGGGCACAGTTCAGAATCAGCAAGCACAGGATATTTCCTGTGCATCCTGTACCTACAGCCTTACCTACTCTAATAAGGACTGCATACAGTGCCCATAGCTTCTTGGCTATGCAGAAGCAGGAAAGTACAAATAACTATTCAGGACCTGTATACTGCATTCATTACCTGCTTCTCTTCAGGCTGTATCCTGTTTAAAAGAAACCACCCCTCCCAAAATCATGGTACTGACATTACCCACAGCTTTATAAAGGCAAGGGCACATGCAGCATTCTCTTCTTTCAAGGACAGGGAGCTTATACTAGAACCACACTGTGGGTAGTAGAAGTGCTTGGCCACGTTGGACAGAAGTTGCAGTGAGTCTGTGAGATGTCAGAAACCCTTACATTGGCACAAGGCTTTacctctcctggctgtgggCACCACAACTGCCTCTCCAATGTCCACGGCGCATGGGATGCTATGGTTTTTAACAGCACTTGTACAGGTctcagattttctctttttcccaaCCTTTGATACTGCCTCTGGCATTGTTGGAAAGAGCTTCTTCATCCAGCTGgtagatttttttgttataaGCATTTTAGCCTTTTGCTTCTTTGCCTCAGAAGATATGTTAGCTCCAAGGAAGTCACCAATATCAGAAGGGAAGGTAAACCCCTTGATATAAGGGGTCTGTTGGGTCTCAGATACCAGATGAAGCACTGTTGACAAGGCACTGTACAAGGACATGAGGGTCTCCAATACACACCTGTACTGAAtcctgcagaggaggaaaaggaatggAGTCTCCTTGAGCAAAATATGATGCTCACTGAACAACTACCTTCAGCTCACCTACTCTTTCCCTGTTTCCCCTTAGTACAAATTTACCTTTTTACACTCCATTACCCTGCTTTCCTTAAGTGTGAGCTTTAAGGAACTGTTCCATATCAGAATGCAGGAATGTAACTAGTAAATTCTCATCAAGAGCTCCCCCGCTTCTGTAGAGTTTTGCTGAGTGCCACACTGGACCCATCAGGTTCTTGGGTCACATCCAAGGTGCCATGAGGTCTTCCCACAAAAGCACCCTGCACCAACTCAGGCCTGATGCTGTAAAATTGCCTGCAGCAAGTTTCCTGGAATTACAAGATTTCCTGTGCCAAAGAAAGTTGTTCTAATAATGTTGTTACTCCTTCAGCTACGGACAGCAGTTATCCTCCCAGAATGTGAGAGACCAGAGCACCAATTTCCCTGGAAATCTCAGCAGTATAATAGAACATGCTTATCCCAGCCTTTCCATTTCAGCAGGAGGCAGGACTTAGTCCTCACTGCACAGAGTACCAAGTGTTAGTGGCACATTAATACTGTGATTTCGTAAGAGGTACATACAGTTTGCTAAGATCCAAGAGGAAAGCCTTCCATAAGAGCGTGTAAGAAGTCTCTCTCCACTTGTACAACTCTGCAGGTGCTAGAATCAAGTCCAAAGGCACGGAGGGACCCTCCCTTCTCCTACTCCCAACTGAATAAAACTCCCTTAACAGTGAGGCCTAATTACAAGCTCTTCTCCCTGACAGGCACATCAAGCAGACACAAACAAGACAGACTTTTGAACACACAAACCAGAGCCGGCTCAGGAGCCCTAAAGCCACAGTATTCAGGAGTATGAATTCCTTGGAGCAGAGGTGTTTAACGGACAAGCTGAAGATTACAGCAgttaaggttaaaaaaataaacagcatgtAATGAGACTTGCTGAACACACCAACTAGAGGCAATTCACAAGGCGATATCCTGGAATAATCTGGGAGACGAGTATCCAAACTTTGGATTGCTCAAGGCCAGAACAGCTGCCAGCCAAACAGCTTGAGGTTCCTACATAATAACTTGAAAAGAAGGTGTTTGGCTATCAAAGAAACTTCAAGTTGCACATATGAATTGCAGTGTAGAGTCCATCAGCAATACAGGGCCTACACAAGACCTAGTTTTGGTCTCATGAGGTGCTACTGATGAACTCTAAGAATATTTTTGTGGTGAAAAAAGGATACACAAAAGCATTACAGCAACAATCCAGTAGACGCAGTATGAGCTTGCAGCCTCCCAACACCTTCAAAGCCACCGTTTCCAACACTGGCTGGCTGGGAACCAAGCACTCTGCATGGGCTTTGGatgcatttttcctgtgttgaTAGAGGGATGAAGAGTTGGTTATGATCTAGCATCCTCTTCCTTTAGCTCTGCAGATTGAGTTAATGGATAGTACAAGATACGGGATCATGACACTTACTTGGGAATCAGTTCTACCAGAGTTTCCAGGCAGCCCACCAGATTCATTTTCCATAGGCGCTTCAAACATTGCTCTAcctagaagaaaagaaaactcctTTGACTGGTATTTAGAGAGCCCTGGTCTAAGAACTGTCACTATATTAAATGACACCTCTTTATCAGTTTAACAGCCCACACTGCAGGTTTGTGTGATGGGATCTTCTGGGACATTTCTGTATCTGCACTATGATGAAAAACATCCCTTCATCACTCTACTGTAAATACAGAATTAAGTGAAGGATTGGAGTAGCCCATGTTTAATTGGTGCTGCATGATTTCCCTGCTGTATACAAGGGCCTTTTCTACTGGATgtcaagaaggaaaacacataAACAAAGCAAGAAGGTAAACACCATGCCTGCTCCATTTCAAAGCAGTTATTTGAAGATGCTCTTTCCTGGAAAACTGGCAAGGTGTTCACTTTTCATCTTAAAACAGAAAGTATCTAATAAGTAGGATAGTATTATTATTCCTCCCTCACATTATTACAATTAGTTGAGAATGATGTCTCTGTATTACTCATGTATTCAAAGGTATGGAATTGTATCTACTTCAGGCCTCAGTGTGAATATCATAGACCAGGGCTGGAAAATGGATATTGCACTTGCTGCACAGGGCCAAGAAACCCACTGGGCTCAGCCACGAGAGAACAGAAATGCATCTGCTTGCAAACTTTTTCTGCACGATGCTCTTGGCGCCAAGTCCTACTCCAAAGGCTTTTCGGGGAGTGGTGAGTGGGGGGGCCAGGAGCACCCAGGTGTTGGGTCGCTGCCGCCAGGCGGGCTCGGTGCTTACCTTCTGCAGGGCCAGGTAGGGCCGGTGCCGGAGCAGCTTGCTGTGGTACGCATAGAGCACGGCGCGCAGGACGCGTCCCTCGGCGGCCAGGCCCGGCCCCGACAGCCGCTTCCCGGCGATGTGGCACCGCCGCCGCAGCGCAAACAGCAGTCTCACTGCGGGCGAGACAGGGCCCCGCCtcagcgcccccccccccccccccccccccccccccccccccccccccccccccccccccccccccccccccccccccccccccccccccccccccccccccccccccccccccccccccccccccccccccccccccccccccccccccccccccccccccccccccccccccccccccccccccccccccccccccccccccccccccccccccccccccccccccccccccccccccccccccccccccccccccccccccccccccccccccccccccccccccccccccccccccccccccccccccccccccccccccccccccccccccccccccccccccccccccccccccccccccccccccccccccccccccccccccccccccccccccccccccccccccccccccccccccccccccccccccccccccccccccccccccccccccccccccccccccccccccccccccccccccccccccccccccccccccccccccccccccccccccccccccccccccccccccccccccccccccccccccccccccccccccccccccccccccccccccccccccccccccccccccccccccccccccccccccccccccccccccccccccccccccccccccccccccccccccccccccccccccccccccccccccccccccccccccccccccccccccccccccccccccccccccccccccccccccccccccccccccccccccccccccccccccccccccccccccccccccccccccccccccccccccccccccccccccccccccccccccccccccccccccccccccccccccccccccccccccccccccccccccccccccccccccccccccccccccccccccccccccccccccccccccccccccccccccccccccccccccccccccccccccccccccccccccccccccccccccccccccccccccccccccccccccccccccccccccccccccccccccccccccccccccccccccccccccccccccccccccccccccccccccccccccccccccccccccccccccccccccccccccccccccccccccccccccccccccccccccccccccccccccccccccccccccccccccccccccccccccccccccccccccccccccccccccccccccccccccccccccccccccccccccccccccccccccccccccccccccccccccccccccccccccccccccccccccccccccccccccccccccccccccccccccccccccccccccccccccccccccccccccccccccccccccccccccccccccccccccccccccccccccccccccccccccccccccccccccccccccccccccccccccccccccccccccccccccccccccccccccccccccccccccccccccccccccccccccccccccccccccccccccccccccccccccccccccccccccccccccccccccccccccccccccccccccccccccccccccccccccccccccccccccccccccccccccccccccccccccccccccccccccccccccccccccccccccccccccccccccccccccccccccccccccccccccccccccccccccccccccccccccccccccccccccccccccccccccccccccccccccccccccccccccccccccccccccccccccccccccccccccccccccccccccccccccccccccccccccccccccccccccccccccccccccccccccccccccccccccccccccccccccccccccccccccccccccccccccccccccccccccccccccccccccccccccccccccccccccccccccccccctgcataCACCCCCACCCCTCGGCACCGCGCCGGGACCTGCGGGGTGCTGGGCCGCCAGCGGCACCGTGGCGCTGTTCGCGGGCCAGGGCACGTCCAGCCGGTTCCAGGGCATATCCCGCCCGTCCCACGCCGCCCTGGGCGCCGCCATCTTCCCACTGCGCACGGCGAGCCCCAGAGTGGGCGGCACCATCCGGGCGGGCCGGGGAGAGTTGCGGGCCGGACCAAGTCACCCCGCGGGGGTGCGTCGTGGCCCGGGGCCTGGCGCTGCTGCACTGCATTCCCAAATGCCATAAGCGAGAAGGGAAATAACTATACATTATGAGTGTTATTCGCACTTTCTAAACCTCGCAGTTCTCCACTGCGTGCCTCGGGAGCTGTGCCGTtgggagccagcccagcagcgGCTGAGCTGCTCCGTGAGGCGGTGCAGGGGTGTTCATGGCGGTGAGCcagtccccagctctgcagctgtgccctcTCGTGTCACACACAGCCCGGGAAGTGCTGAAAAAGCTGCGTGATCGGCTCCACACCAGGAGCAGTTCACATCCCGACCAGAGCATATAGTCTCTAAGATGCACCAGGGAAGGTTCAGAGTGGACAttatgaagaatttcttcacagaaagggtggtcagacgttggaatgggctgcctaggggaggtgatggagtcaccgTCCTTGGGGGTGTTTAAGGAAAGAGcggacatggcactcagtgccaggGTGTAGCTGACACTGGTGTACGGTGACAgattggactcaatgatctcagagggcttttcccaCCCAGCCgatcctgtgattctgggatATCGGCGTTCTGAGCAAGGAAGGGCTTGGCCATCCCGGTTGCTCCGTGCTGACAGTCCCTGCTGTTGGAATTTGCTGTGGCAGGAGGCCATTGCAGGTGCCTCATGGAGTTGATTCCTAAaatttattattgttgttgGAATGTTTTCCTATCAAAATGATGTTTGTGGTGTTCTGAGTTCTTCTCCCTCAAGTAGAAGATATTTCTTgcctcttttcctccctgcttgAATGTACTCTTTTCCTACTTGCGAACATTGGTGCAATTAATATATTTGTTAGAAACAAGGGAGTTAAACTGAGCACAATTTTTGTACACTCCTTCTTTCTCTTGATTCCATTTTGTTGTACACTTACTCCATTCTTTCAGGAAATCTTGTATGAATACAGGTGAAGTCATGTCCCTTTAAAAAGGCAGAGCAAAAATTGGCATTAATGGTTGCACCTGTAGGGAAGAGAGATAAGAGCAAACCAAGAGGGAGACCTGATAAAAAGCTGCTATGAGTACTtgcccagcctggaaaagggacTTTTAAGCTCCCTAGGCTAAGAGTGGGGGTTAGaagtgaaagggaaaatggaatcTCCAGGGTGTGAGCAGAGGACTGCAAAGGTCTCCTTAGCTGAGCTTCTGAGGTGTTTTGAACATCCTATAAGTGAGGAGCAAGCCTGGGCTATCTGCTTCCAGTGTTGCAGAAAAATAGAGCATTTGatccaggggctgtgcccatcACTCCATTCTGTGTTTATAAAAGGTTCTAGGAGCATCTTTATCCATGCTGATGGTACTGCTTCCTTCCAGGTCTACCACAAGTCTGGTAAGAGCATAGATGTCT carries:
- the C1H3orf17 gene encoding protein nepro homolog, with the translated sequence MAAPRAAWDGRDMPWNRLDVPWPANSATVPLAAQHPAVRLLFALRRRCHIAGKRLSGPGLAAEGRVLRAVLYAYHSKLLRHRPYLALQKVEQCLKRLWKMNLVGCLETLVELIPKKNASKAHAECLVPSQPVLETVALKVLGGCKLILRLLDCCCNAFVLSVKHLCSKEFILLNTVALGLLSRLWIQYRCVLETLMSLYSALSTVLHLVSETQQTPYIKGFTFPSDIGDFLGANISSEAKKQKAKMLITKKSTSWMKKLFPTMPEAVSKVGKKRKSETCTSAVKNHSIPCAVDIGEAVVVPTARRGKHPGFDVKSLLRPARHSAQEGLSIASTPFKAKSSPLSSRIAKSQHTGSLVQMVQTAASFGELSEALRKAILWCKNNKFKSEAYFLRNKLLKSNRLHHVEAQGCSLKKKLRCVKTSVRKYLLYGSQHTRWPRQQLRAWFCRRRIRSSELLKTALKTGGQKPPELFGVCEKHASVIFPAYQDGSLSQEEHSSINTGHVRRSTTGTLKQLLLEGSPGPVWKEAAENTDIDSIFAAIGV